In Candidatus Methylomirabilota bacterium, one genomic interval encodes:
- a CDS encoding ABC transporter permease translates to MAQPLDADGLALPASAPAADAVAEGRELGRARRWWRRFARNRGAVFGLAVFLAVVFMALFASVLAPYDPLAQGVGPANQSPTWAHWAGTDSFGRDMLSRIIYGARIALVVGIVSVLLSLSVGVALGLAAGYYGGWVDTVIMRVMDGLFAFPIIILAIAMMAVMGFGV, encoded by the coding sequence ATGGCACAGCCCCTCGACGCCGACGGGCTGGCCCTGCCCGCTTCCGCGCCCGCGGCGGACGCCGTCGCCGAGGGGCGGGAGCTCGGGCGCGCCCGCCGCTGGTGGCGCCGTTTCGCGCGGAACCGCGGCGCCGTCTTCGGCCTCGCGGTGTTCCTCGCCGTTGTCTTCATGGCGCTCTTCGCTTCCGTGCTCGCGCCCTACGATCCGCTCGCCCAGGGCGTGGGGCCCGCGAACCAGAGCCCCACGTGGGCTCACTGGGCGGGGACGGATAGCTTCGGGCGCGACATGCTGAGCCGGATCATCTACGGCGCCCGCATCGCCCTCGTGGTCGGCATCGTGTCCGTGCTCCTCTCCCTGAGCGTGGGCGTCGCGCTTGGTCTCGCCGCCGGCTACTACGGCGGGTGGGTGGACACGGTGATCATGCGCGTGATGGACGGCCTCTTCGCCTTTCCCATCATCATCCTCGCCATCGCCATGATGGCAGTGATGGGCTTCGGGGT